A window of Microbacterium sp. Root61 genomic DNA:
GGTGGTGAGGATGATGACGGCGGGAGCGGGATGCTGCGCCCGCAGCTCGGCGGTCGTCTGCACGCCGTCCATGCCCGCGCCGAGCCGCAGATCGCACAGCACCACGTCGGGATGCAGGTGCGCCGACAGCACCAGCGCTTCCTCGCCGGAGGCGGCCTCCCCCACGATCTCGACGTCGGACCGGTGCTCGAACAGGGCGCGCAGCCCGGCGCGCACGATCGGGTGGTCGTCGACCAGCAGCACGGTGACCGGCACGTCAGTGCTCCCCGTGCGGTCGGGGCGACGGTTCGGCGACCGGTGCGAAGGGGGCATGCGCCGACAGCGCGGTGCCGTCGCCCGGTGCGCTCTCGACTTCGAGCCCGCCGCCGAGCTCGCGCAGGCGGGCGCCCATCGAGTGCAGCCCGTACCCGCTGACGGCGGCACCGCGACCGGCGCGGTCCCAGTCGTCCGCGTCGAACCCGCGGCCGTCGTCGACGATGTCCAGCCGCACCGAATCCTCTGCATCGACGAGGTTGACCACGACCCGACTCGCGCCGGAGTGCTGCCGCACGTTGGCGAGCGCGGACTGGGCGGTGCGCAGCAGGGCCACCTCGACGGCGGTCGGCAGCGCCGGGAACCCGGCATCGACGTGCAGTTCGGTGGCGATGCCCGATTCGGCCTCGAGCCGTTCCAGCATCCGTCCCAAGGCTCCCGCCAGCGCGCCCTCGTCCAGCTCGGCCGGCGCCAGCGCTGCGACGATGCGCCGCACATCCGCGAGATTGTCGCGGGCGAGCGCCTCGATCTGCCCGAAGACCCGCGGCGCGTCGGCCGCGTCGCCGCGATCCCCGGCGGCACGGGCGAGCAGGCCGATCGAGGAGAACCCCTGCGCGATCGTGTCGTGGATGTCGCGGGAGAGCCTGGTGCGCTCCTCGATCGCGCCGGATTCCCGCTGCGTGCGGGCGAGCTCCTGCTGCAGATCGGCCATCTCGGCGTGCGCGAGCATGAGGGAGTCCACGAGCCGCTGCCGCTCCTGCGACTCCTTCTCGATCTCGAGGTAGCCGCGCGAGACCCCGAACGCGAACAGTCCGCCGATGAGCGGGC
This region includes:
- a CDS encoding sensor histidine kinase, translated to MSTPPNPPASPGRDVSEPAVRADGPAPSRRGVGAMLRSMRVGQIVIAAVLVVVGGARAIADGTPPIAAVAVSLVFAGWYFGGILLAERTEDRRAGAIWLLGLGLIWVGAVAVSVEFVWLSFSLWLLGGLILRLRWAIVYSVAVFVVVAVAPVLHNGTTTYANLIGPLIGGLFAFGVSRGYLEIEKESQERQRLVDSLMLAHAEMADLQQELARTQRESGAIEERTRLSRDIHDTIAQGFSSIGLLARAAGDRGDAADAPRVFGQIEALARDNLADVRRIVAALAPAELDEGALAGALGRMLERLEAESGIATELHVDAGFPALPTAVEVALLRTAQSALANVRQHSGASRVVVNLVDAEDSVRLDIVDDGRGFDADDWDRAGRGAAVSGYGLHSMGARLRELGGGLEVESAPGDGTALSAHAPFAPVAEPSPRPHGEH